One window of Streptomyces sp. NBC_00273 genomic DNA carries:
- a CDS encoding NeuD/PglB/VioB family sugar acetyltransferase, translated as MSGPPPRTEDLLIVGAGGFARETAQAVLDAAASAAAYGRAPRWRLAGHLDDDPGLHGREVDGVPVLGGSHLVHELPAARVVVCVGSPRDYAVRARLVRRLGLPGSRYATVVHPTAVVSGSSLLGAGSVLLAHCVLTAAVRLGSHVAVMPHVVLTHDDRVGDFATLASGVRLGGGVRLGRGAYVGAGALVREGTSVGAWSLTGMGSTVLADVPPGEVWAGSPARRLRAAGGPALDELRADGEETAGRWPETRMGSTVA; from the coding sequence ATGAGCGGCCCGCCGCCGCGGACCGAGGACCTGCTGATCGTCGGCGCGGGCGGGTTCGCCCGCGAGACCGCCCAGGCGGTCCTGGACGCGGCCGCCTCGGCGGCCGCGTACGGCCGTGCTCCGCGGTGGCGCCTCGCCGGGCACCTCGACGACGATCCGGGCCTGCACGGCCGGGAGGTCGACGGGGTGCCGGTGCTGGGCGGCAGCCACCTCGTGCACGAGCTGCCGGCGGCCCGGGTGGTGGTGTGCGTGGGCAGTCCGCGCGACTACGCCGTACGAGCCCGCCTGGTGCGGCGCCTGGGGTTGCCCGGCAGCCGCTACGCGACGGTGGTCCATCCCACGGCGGTGGTCTCGGGGTCCTCGCTGCTCGGCGCGGGCTCGGTCCTGCTCGCGCACTGCGTGCTGACGGCCGCCGTCCGGCTCGGGTCCCACGTGGCGGTGATGCCGCACGTGGTGCTCACCCACGACGACCGGGTCGGGGACTTCGCCACGCTCGCTTCGGGCGTCCGCCTCGGCGGCGGGGTGCGGCTGGGGCGCGGGGCGTACGTGGGCGCGGGAGCGCTGGTGCGCGAGGGCACGTCGGTCGGCGCCTGGTCGCTGACCGGTATGGGAAGCACGGTCCTGGCCGACGTGCCGCCCGGTGAGGTGTGGGCCGGGAGCCCCGCCCGCCGGCTGCGCGCGGCGGGTGGCCCGGCGCTCGACGAGCTGCGGGCCGATGGCGAGGAAACGGCCGGCCGTTGGCCGGAGACACGGATGGGGAGCACAGTCGCATGA
- a CDS encoding DegT/DnrJ/EryC1/StrS family aminotransferase, translating to MNQIPLVDLKAAHAEVAEELRAGFDRVLADTAFIGGAEVRAFEREYADFAGVGHCVGVANGTDALELALRASGVGVGDEVVLPANTFIATAGAVARIGARPVLVDCLPDTLLMDPRAALEAVGAATRAVVPVHLYGQCADTAALAAGLPAHVKVVEDAAQSQGATRDGRSPGSGGIAATSFYPGKNLGAYGDAGAVVTDDEEGADLVRALANHGGIAKYRHDVAGFNSRLDGLQAVVLRAKLARLAEGNAARRAAAARYDELLGDLAAAGRLTLPVTAAGNVHVWHLYVVRVTGADRDAVVGKLNAEGIGAGVHYPAPVHLTPAFGHLGHGRGDFPHAEQAADRMLSLPLFPQITADQQQRVVETLRNALR from the coding sequence ATGAACCAGATACCGCTGGTCGACCTGAAGGCGGCGCACGCCGAGGTCGCCGAGGAATTACGGGCGGGCTTCGACCGTGTGCTCGCCGACACCGCCTTCATCGGCGGTGCGGAGGTCCGCGCGTTCGAGCGCGAGTACGCCGACTTCGCGGGCGTGGGGCACTGCGTGGGTGTCGCCAACGGCACCGACGCCCTCGAACTCGCCCTGCGCGCGAGCGGGGTGGGCGTCGGCGACGAGGTAGTGCTGCCCGCGAACACCTTCATCGCCACCGCGGGTGCCGTGGCCCGGATCGGCGCCCGGCCGGTGCTGGTCGACTGCCTCCCCGACACCCTGCTGATGGACCCGCGGGCCGCCTTGGAAGCCGTGGGCGCGGCCACCCGCGCGGTGGTCCCCGTCCACCTCTACGGGCAGTGCGCGGACACCGCGGCGCTGGCGGCCGGGCTGCCGGCGCACGTGAAGGTCGTCGAGGACGCCGCGCAGAGCCAGGGCGCGACCCGCGACGGCCGCTCCCCCGGCAGCGGGGGCATCGCCGCGACCAGCTTCTACCCGGGCAAGAACCTGGGCGCGTACGGCGACGCGGGCGCGGTGGTGACCGACGACGAGGAGGGCGCGGACCTGGTCCGGGCCCTGGCCAACCACGGCGGCATCGCCAAGTACCGCCACGACGTGGCCGGGTTCAACAGCCGGCTCGACGGCCTGCAGGCCGTGGTCCTGCGGGCGAAGCTGGCCCGGCTGGCCGAGGGGAACGCGGCCCGCCGGGCCGCCGCCGCGCGCTACGACGAGCTGCTGGGCGACCTCGCAGCCGCCGGGCGGCTCACCCTGCCGGTCACGGCCGCGGGCAACGTCCACGTGTGGCACCTGTACGTCGTACGGGTCACCGGAGCGGACCGCGACGCCGTCGTCGGCAAGCTCAACGCGGAGGGCATCGGCGCGGGCGTGCACTACCCGGCGCCGGTCCACCTGACCCCGGCCTTCGGCCATCTCGGCCACGGCCGCGGCGACTTCCCGCACGCCGAACAGGCGGCGGACCGGATGCTTTCGCTCCCCCTCTTCCCGCAGATCACCGCTGACCAACAGCAGCGGGTCGTGGAAACGCTCCGCAACGCCCTGCGCTGA
- a CDS encoding O-antigen ligase family protein, with translation MSIGEILAVLRRRWYVMVPLTLISLLAGAHLYRSVPVAYQSQSSVALLDSTAVAELAPAFGNPISNAGGSLVVTADVLIRTLSGTDAARDLQGIGVTDPYTVGFAANTSGPMLTLTVTGTDRENVLEETNKLTAFAGETLNALQAAAKVKPAYMVQTAPVVLPQTPVPQMKSRYQQVLGVVILGTTSAFTFSFLTDGLLAALRRRRAAGAAPARGRGRRKPWGRQLDATALLSCYLALAFFIPSNLTLPGMGGVGTPANVFALLCLFWYLATWITGRIRPAPGTRLPRVVMCLLAFSVLASYLANAMRGSSHKEVLAADRGLIGLLVWVSLVVLVSAGIQDRERLDVLLRRAVVMGAVVAAIGFYDFFTATNIADSISIPGLQSSVAQITTLDRGSFTRPRSTTAQPLEFGGMLAILLPFAVQQAFDPVRRHLRAWRRWGPVVLMGGALPLTVSRTSIIGALIVILVMVLRWKPERRWAAIGLLMGSVACFKVIIPGLIGTITALFASFVSNSDSSTQARTVKYSAIVPYLSERPLFGRGFGTFLPELFFFTDNQYMLTLAEMGLVGLIALLVLLFTGIHQGGAIRRLARTESDRELGQAFFASALVSLVIAATFDALSFPMFAGVFFLTIAAGGSYLGFVRRAAPEPATVESPCSSASQPTADRSRVPAL, from the coding sequence ATGAGCATCGGTGAGATCCTCGCGGTGCTCCGGCGCCGCTGGTACGTGATGGTGCCGCTGACGCTGATCAGTCTGCTCGCGGGGGCCCACCTGTACCGTTCGGTGCCGGTGGCCTACCAGTCGCAGAGCTCGGTGGCGCTGCTCGACTCGACGGCGGTGGCCGAACTGGCCCCCGCCTTCGGCAATCCCATCTCGAACGCCGGCGGTTCGCTGGTGGTCACCGCGGACGTGCTGATCCGGACGCTGTCGGGGACGGACGCGGCACGGGACCTCCAGGGCATCGGGGTGACCGATCCCTACACGGTCGGGTTCGCCGCGAACACCTCGGGTCCGATGCTCACGCTGACCGTCACGGGGACCGACCGGGAGAACGTACTGGAGGAGACCAACAAGCTGACCGCGTTCGCCGGGGAGACGCTCAACGCGCTCCAGGCGGCGGCCAAGGTCAAGCCGGCGTACATGGTGCAGACGGCCCCCGTGGTGCTGCCGCAGACCCCGGTGCCGCAGATGAAGAGCCGCTACCAGCAGGTGCTGGGCGTCGTCATCCTCGGCACCACGTCCGCCTTCACCTTCTCCTTCCTGACGGACGGCCTGCTGGCGGCGCTGCGGCGCAGGCGTGCGGCCGGGGCCGCCCCGGCCCGGGGGCGGGGGCGCCGCAAGCCGTGGGGGCGGCAGCTGGACGCGACGGCCCTGCTGAGCTGCTACCTGGCGCTGGCCTTCTTCATCCCCTCGAACCTGACCCTGCCGGGCATGGGCGGGGTGGGCACCCCGGCCAACGTGTTCGCACTGCTGTGCCTGTTCTGGTACCTGGCGACCTGGATCACCGGCCGGATCCGGCCCGCCCCCGGCACCCGGCTGCCACGGGTGGTGATGTGCCTGCTGGCCTTCTCGGTGCTGGCTTCGTACCTCGCGAACGCGATGCGCGGCAGCTCGCACAAGGAGGTCCTGGCGGCGGACCGCGGGCTGATCGGACTGCTCGTCTGGGTGTCCCTGGTGGTGCTGGTCTCCGCGGGGATCCAGGACCGTGAGCGCCTGGACGTGCTGCTGCGCCGGGCCGTGGTGATGGGGGCGGTGGTGGCCGCCATCGGCTTCTACGACTTCTTCACCGCGACGAACATCGCCGACAGCATCAGCATCCCCGGCCTGCAGTCCAGCGTCGCCCAGATCACCACCCTGGACCGGGGTTCCTTCACCCGGCCGCGGTCCACCACGGCGCAGCCCCTGGAGTTCGGCGGGATGCTCGCCATCCTGCTTCCCTTCGCGGTGCAGCAGGCCTTCGATCCGGTACGCCGGCACCTGCGCGCCTGGCGGCGCTGGGGGCCCGTGGTGCTGATGGGCGGCGCCCTGCCGCTGACGGTGTCGCGGACCTCCATCATCGGGGCGCTCATCGTGATCCTCGTGATGGTGCTGCGCTGGAAGCCGGAGCGGCGGTGGGCCGCGATCGGTCTGCTGATGGGCTCGGTCGCCTGCTTCAAGGTGATCATCCCGGGGCTGATCGGCACCATCACGGCGCTCTTCGCCTCGTTCGTGTCGAACTCCGACAGCAGCACCCAGGCCCGTACCGTCAAGTACAGCGCGATCGTCCCCTATCTCTCCGAACGACCTCTGTTCGGACGGGGCTTCGGGACCTTCCTGCCCGAACTGTTCTTCTTCACCGACAACCAGTACATGCTCACCCTGGCGGAGATGGGCCTCGTGGGGCTGATCGCGCTCCTGGTCCTGCTGTTCACCGGGATCCACCAGGGCGGTGCCATCCGCAGGTTGGCCCGTACCGAGTCCGACCGGGAGCTGGGGCAGGCGTTCTTCGCGTCCGCCCTGGTCTCCCTCGTCATCGCCGCCACCTTCGACGCCCTCAGCTTCCCGATGTTCGCCGGGGTGTTCTTCCTGACGATCGCCGCCGGAGGCAGCTACCTCGGGTTCGTCCGGCGCGCGGCGCCGGAGCCCGCAACCGTGGAGTCCCCATGCAGTTCAGCCAGCCAGCCGACCGCCGACCGGAGCCGGGTGCCGGCCCTGTAG
- a CDS encoding DegT/DnrJ/EryC1/StrS family aminotransferase — MSAPDTAPARIPVMVPWLGEEEAKAAADAVLSGWVAQGPRVAEFERAFAERVGAEHGIAVSSCTTALHLALIALDLGPDDEVIVPSLSFIATANAVRYVGARPVFADVEEATGNLTPATVDAVRTPRTKAVIAVHQGGVPADVHALRAVCADWDLALVEDAACGIGATVGGKSVGHGALLAAWSFHPRKVITTGEGGMLTTDDAQWAERLRRLREHGMNVSAAQRHASSKPVVESYLEVGYNYRMTDIQAAVGLVQLGKLDEIVARRRSLAARYTELLSGIPGLRPLRDPGHGQGNFQSYWVLPAEDFPVGRDELLAALSEAGISARRGIMASHLEPAYADHGAAPLPVTERISCDSLILPLFHTMTREQQDRVVAVLREQAGG; from the coding sequence ATGAGCGCCCCGGACACCGCCCCCGCCCGGATCCCGGTGATGGTGCCCTGGCTGGGCGAGGAGGAGGCGAAGGCCGCCGCGGACGCGGTGCTCTCGGGCTGGGTGGCCCAGGGTCCCCGGGTCGCCGAGTTCGAGCGGGCCTTCGCCGAGCGGGTGGGTGCCGAGCACGGGATCGCGGTGAGCTCGTGCACCACCGCCCTGCACCTGGCCCTGATCGCCCTGGACCTCGGCCCCGACGACGAGGTGATCGTCCCGTCCCTGTCGTTCATCGCCACGGCCAACGCGGTGCGCTACGTGGGTGCCCGGCCGGTGTTCGCGGACGTCGAGGAGGCCACCGGCAACCTCACGCCGGCCACCGTGGACGCGGTCCGCACGCCGAGGACCAAGGCGGTGATCGCCGTCCACCAGGGCGGGGTGCCCGCGGACGTGCACGCGCTGCGCGCGGTGTGCGCCGACTGGGACCTGGCCCTTGTGGAGGACGCGGCCTGTGGCATCGGCGCGACGGTCGGCGGCAAGTCGGTGGGCCACGGCGCCCTGCTCGCCGCCTGGTCCTTCCACCCCCGCAAGGTGATCACCACCGGCGAGGGCGGCATGCTGACCACGGACGACGCGCAGTGGGCGGAGCGGCTGCGCCGGCTGCGCGAGCACGGCATGAACGTGTCCGCCGCGCAGCGCCACGCGAGCAGCAAACCGGTCGTCGAGAGCTACCTGGAGGTCGGCTACAACTACCGGATGACCGACATCCAGGCCGCGGTCGGTCTGGTGCAGCTCGGCAAGCTGGACGAGATCGTGGCCCGGCGGCGGTCATTGGCGGCCCGGTACACGGAGCTGCTGAGCGGGATCCCGGGCCTGCGACCGCTCCGGGACCCCGGTCACGGCCAGGGCAACTTCCAGTCGTACTGGGTGCTGCCGGCCGAGGACTTCCCCGTGGGCCGGGACGAACTGCTCGCGGCGCTCTCCGAGGCCGGGATCTCGGCCCGGCGCGGGATCATGGCCTCGCACCTGGAGCCCGCGTACGCGGACCACGGCGCGGCGCCGCTGCCGGTGACCGAACGGATCAGCTGCGACTCCCTGATCCTGCCGCTGTTCCACACGATGACGCGGGAGCAGCAGGACCGGGTGGTGGCGGTGCTGCGCGAACAGGCGGGCGGATGA
- a CDS encoding DUF4082 domain-containing protein, with the protein MNRRTRLLRYGLFTVIAALMATVLPPAVVAGAVDPCGPTTNAIVCENSKPGTPMEDWFAPSAYGDIKGFPAQTSVQAGETVQFKIQSPTAYKVSVYRLGHYGGTGARLMSTAAQTAQTYPANFLPGGNPTTCAKKAATGLVDCGNWPVTATWTVPTDAVSGLYVVNFDQADGNGVMPYPFVVRNDSSHSDIVVQTSDQTWQAYNNYGGQDLYDGGGPAPDGRAYEVSYNRPMDIGGDNGIYGSEFQMVAWLERNGYDVSYMSGIDMSVRGGTLLQNHKVFLSSGHDEYWTQEQFTNALNARRAGVHQTYFSGNEVFWKTRLAPSIDGAGTANRTLVSYKETKLSFPQPNGIPDPSGIWTGTFMDPASATNGRPFQPQNQLTGSMFSVNGYRSDAITVPGTFAKQRLWRNTTVANLTPSQTATFPTGTLGYEWDSDVENASRPAGQITMSSTTVDIEDGKLLKDYGNTYGNGTATHSLVAFRDQTSHALVFGAGTVQWSWGLTNMPTGNPDDAVITADKRMQQATVNVFADMGVQPKSLQSDLVASTASTDAVGPGVTVTSPAANATVPALRPVTITGTATDTGGGVVARVEVSTDGGTTWKATTGLGSWSYKWTPTVPGTAQIKVRAVDDSVNIGATTTVPLTVGPQQCPCTVWPAAAVPGTVNAGDGSAVELGVKIRSSVAGSITGVRFYKSPANTGTHTGSLWSSTGQRLATGTFTNETASGWQQLNFATPVPVKANTTYVASYFAPHGGYSFDTTFAGSDAGLAPLTALKSGTDGGNGVYRYSGTGGFPSTASSGSNYWVDAVLDTSTASTTPPTVTATSPQSAATGTQITAGVSATFSNAIDADSLAFSVKDSGGATVPGTKVLGASNSATFTPSSELALNSTYTASVQASDLWGNAMAAPVTWNFTTSASPPTVNCPCTLWNATTTPSTANVGDDANSVELGTRFQSAVNGYVTGVTFYKGPGNTGTHTGSLWSASGSLIATGTFGSETVSGWQQLQFATPVPITAGTTYVASYHAPNGNYSVDGGYFTGAHRSYPLVAPADAAGSANGLYKYGAATAFPTNTFGSVNYWVGPIFTTTAPAAAQSGPSTEVSGQ; encoded by the coding sequence ATGAACAGACGGACAAGGTTGCTCCGTTACGGTCTCTTCACCGTGATCGCGGCCTTGATGGCCACGGTCCTACCACCGGCGGTGGTGGCCGGTGCGGTCGATCCCTGCGGTCCCACCACGAACGCGATCGTGTGCGAGAACTCCAAGCCCGGCACGCCGATGGAGGACTGGTTCGCACCCAGCGCGTACGGCGACATCAAGGGTTTCCCGGCCCAGACGAGCGTCCAGGCCGGCGAGACCGTGCAGTTCAAGATCCAGTCGCCGACCGCGTACAAGGTCTCGGTCTACCGACTCGGCCACTACGGGGGCACCGGCGCACGCCTGATGTCGACCGCGGCCCAGACGGCTCAGACGTACCCGGCGAACTTCCTGCCGGGCGGCAACCCGACGACCTGCGCCAAGAAGGCCGCCACCGGCCTGGTCGACTGCGGCAACTGGCCCGTCACCGCGACGTGGACCGTGCCGACGGACGCCGTGTCCGGGCTCTACGTGGTCAACTTCGACCAGGCGGACGGCAACGGCGTGATGCCGTACCCGTTCGTCGTGCGCAACGACTCCAGCCACTCCGACATCGTCGTGCAGACCAGCGACCAGACCTGGCAGGCGTACAACAACTACGGCGGCCAGGACCTGTACGACGGCGGCGGTCCCGCCCCGGACGGGCGGGCGTACGAGGTCAGCTACAACCGGCCCATGGACATCGGCGGGGACAACGGGATCTACGGGTCCGAGTTCCAGATGGTCGCCTGGCTGGAGCGCAACGGCTATGACGTGAGCTACATGTCCGGCATCGACATGTCGGTCCGCGGCGGGACACTGCTGCAGAACCACAAGGTCTTCCTGTCCTCCGGACACGACGAGTACTGGACCCAGGAGCAGTTCACGAACGCGCTGAACGCGCGCCGGGCCGGGGTCCACCAGACGTACTTCAGCGGCAACGAGGTCTTCTGGAAGACCCGCCTGGCGCCGAGCATCGACGGTGCGGGCACCGCCAACCGGACCCTGGTCTCGTACAAGGAGACCAAGCTGTCCTTCCCCCAGCCGAACGGCATCCCCGACCCGAGCGGGATCTGGACGGGCACCTTCATGGACCCGGCCAGCGCCACGAACGGCCGGCCCTTCCAGCCGCAGAACCAGCTGACCGGCTCGATGTTCAGCGTCAACGGCTACCGCAGCGACGCGATCACGGTGCCCGGCACCTTCGCCAAGCAGCGGCTGTGGCGCAACACCACGGTCGCGAACCTCACCCCCTCGCAGACCGCCACCTTCCCCACCGGCACGCTCGGCTACGAGTGGGACAGCGACGTGGAGAACGCCAGCCGGCCGGCGGGGCAGATCACGATGTCCTCCACCACGGTGGACATCGAGGACGGCAAGCTCCTCAAGGACTACGGCAACACGTACGGGAACGGCACCGCGACGCACAGCCTGGTGGCCTTCCGCGACCAGACCTCGCACGCGCTGGTGTTCGGCGCGGGTACGGTGCAGTGGTCCTGGGGCCTGACCAACATGCCCACGGGCAACCCGGACGACGCCGTGATCACCGCGGACAAGCGGATGCAGCAGGCCACGGTGAACGTCTTCGCCGACATGGGCGTCCAGCCCAAGTCCCTGCAGAGCGACCTGGTCGCCTCCACCGCCTCCACCGACGCGGTGGGCCCGGGCGTCACCGTGACCAGCCCGGCGGCGAACGCCACCGTACCGGCGCTGCGGCCCGTGACCATCACGGGCACGGCCACCGACACAGGCGGCGGCGTGGTCGCCCGGGTGGAGGTGTCCACCGACGGCGGCACGACCTGGAAGGCGACCACGGGCCTCGGTTCCTGGAGCTACAAGTGGACCCCGACCGTTCCGGGCACCGCGCAGATCAAGGTGCGCGCGGTGGACGACAGCGTCAACATCGGCGCCACCACCACGGTGCCGCTGACGGTGGGACCCCAGCAGTGCCCCTGCACCGTGTGGCCCGCCGCGGCCGTCCCCGGCACGGTCAACGCCGGTGACGGCAGCGCCGTCGAGCTCGGCGTGAAGATCCGTTCCTCGGTGGCCGGTTCGATCACCGGTGTCCGCTTCTACAAGTCCCCCGCCAACACCGGCACCCACACCGGCAGCCTCTGGAGCAGCACCGGCCAGCGCCTGGCCACCGGTACCTTCACCAACGAGACGGCCTCCGGCTGGCAGCAGCTCAACTTCGCCACGCCGGTCCCGGTCAAGGCGAACACCACCTACGTCGCCTCCTACTTCGCACCGCACGGCGGCTACTCCTTCGACACCACCTTCGCCGGGTCCGACGCGGGCCTGGCCCCGCTCACCGCGCTCAAGAGCGGCACCGACGGCGGCAACGGCGTCTACCGCTACAGCGGCACGGGCGGGTTCCCGTCCACCGCCTCGTCCGGCAGCAACTACTGGGTGGACGCGGTCCTGGACACCTCCACCGCGAGCACGACCCCGCCCACCGTCACCGCCACCTCGCCGCAGTCCGCGGCGACCGGCACCCAGATCACGGCGGGCGTATCGGCCACCTTCAGCAACGCCATCGACGCGGACAGCCTGGCGTTCTCCGTGAAGGACTCCGGCGGCGCCACCGTTCCGGGCACCAAGGTGCTGGGCGCGTCGAACAGCGCGACCTTCACCCCGTCCTCCGAACTGGCCCTGAACTCCACCTACACGGCGTCCGTCCAGGCCTCCGACCTGTGGGGCAACGCCATGGCCGCCCCGGTCACGTGGAACTTCACCACCAGTGCGAGCCCGCCGACCGTGAACTGCCCCTGCACCCTGTGGAACGCCACCACCACGCCGAGCACCGCCAACGTGGGTGACGACGCCAACTCCGTGGAACTGGGCACCCGTTTCCAGTCCGCGGTGAACGGCTACGTCACCGGTGTCACCTTCTACAAGGGCCCCGGCAACACCGGTACCCACACCGGGAGCCTGTGGTCCGCCTCCGGCTCCCTGATCGCCACCGGCACCTTCGGCAGCGAGACCGTGTCGGGCTGGCAGCAGCTGCAGTTCGCCACGCCGGTGCCGATCACGGCGGGCACCACGTACGTGGCCTCCTACCACGCACCGAACGGCAACTATTCGGTGGACGGCGGCTACTTCACCGGCGCCCACCGCTCCTATCCGCTGGTGGCCCCGGCCGACGCGGCCGGCAGCGCCAACGGGCTCTACAAGTACGGGGCGGCCACCGCCTTCCCGACGAACACCTTCGGCTCGGTGAACTACTGGGTCGGCCCGATCTTCACCACCACCGCACCGGCCGCCGCGCAGTCCGGGCCGTCCACGGAGGTGAGCGGGCAGTGA
- a CDS encoding Wzz/FepE/Etk N-terminal domain-containing protein, with translation MSPGELIRALRRRWYVLIVAAVLAAAGAVQVLHPTQTYLSTAIVVLKPPVTDNQPNQLANLQPPLAAVSYAAIQQLDSPEGTEELRAAGVRGTYRLIPRNSGTSVTPRYLIPSLQIQAEQAEPASADTAVRKIIEIYTKHLTDMQTQQGVPDSARMSVTLLVPPTAAVQTGNKSRGLAGAALMGGVGGVVVALWTDRLLTRRSRRRQRHEAAADAGPVVRAEEPERAALAGATR, from the coding sequence GTGTCGCCTGGTGAGTTGATCCGTGCGCTGCGTCGGCGCTGGTACGTCCTGATCGTGGCGGCGGTGCTCGCGGCCGCCGGAGCCGTGCAAGTGCTGCACCCCACGCAGACGTACCTGAGTACGGCGATCGTCGTGCTCAAGCCGCCGGTGACGGACAACCAGCCCAACCAACTGGCCAATCTGCAACCGCCGCTCGCCGCCGTCTCCTACGCCGCGATCCAGCAGCTGGACTCGCCCGAAGGGACCGAGGAGCTGCGCGCCGCCGGAGTGCGCGGCACGTACCGGCTGATCCCGCGGAACAGCGGGACCAGCGTCACCCCGCGCTATCTGATCCCCTCGCTCCAGATCCAGGCCGAGCAGGCCGAACCGGCCTCCGCCGACACGGCGGTCCGGAAGATCATCGAGATCTACACGAAACACCTGACGGACATGCAGACGCAGCAGGGGGTCCCGGACTCCGCGCGGATGAGCGTGACGCTGCTGGTGCCGCCCACCGCGGCGGTGCAGACCGGCAACAAGAGCCGGGGCCTCGCCGGGGCGGCCCTGATGGGCGGGGTCGGAGGTGTGGTCGTGGCCCTGTGGACCGATCGGCTCCTGACGCGCCGGAGCCGGCGCCGGCAGCGGCACGAGGCCGCCGCCGACGCCGGTCCGGTGGTCCGGGCCGAGGAGCCCGAGCGGGCCGCCCTCGCCGGGGCGACCCGCTGA
- a CDS encoding glycosyltransferase, with product MSTVSVVIPCYKYGHFLADCVKSVLDEQEGVDVRVLIIDDASPDDSAEVARALAAADPRIDVRVHETNKGHIATYNEGLLEWADGDYVALLSADDRLVPGALVRAAALLDAHPEAGFCYGRPLRFQHGGPLPAARTRSTGSVVYPGRWWLDRRFREGTGCITSPEVVVRTSLQRKVGGYDPELPHAGDIEMWMRLAAHADVGYVRGADQAFYRVHGNNMSTTDFGGQLDDLRQRLVAFDSVLDKCSGLLPGADQLALSARTRLARYALRRAYRAYDRGRTAVVPVDELVEFAAECLPGDYTKLGEYRALLRRRRIGARTMPYLQPLVLSAVVDRGREWLWWRSWKRRGI from the coding sequence GTGAGCACGGTCAGCGTGGTGATCCCCTGCTACAAGTACGGCCACTTCCTGGCGGACTGCGTCAAGAGCGTGCTGGACGAGCAGGAGGGCGTCGACGTCCGGGTACTGATCATCGACGACGCCTCGCCCGACGACTCCGCGGAGGTCGCCCGCGCGCTGGCGGCCGCCGACCCGCGGATCGACGTACGGGTCCACGAAACCAACAAGGGCCACATCGCCACCTACAACGAGGGCCTGCTGGAGTGGGCCGACGGGGACTACGTCGCCCTGCTGTCGGCGGACGACCGGCTGGTGCCCGGGGCCCTGGTGCGCGCGGCGGCCCTGCTCGACGCGCATCCGGAGGCGGGCTTCTGCTACGGCAGGCCGCTGCGCTTCCAGCACGGCGGACCGCTGCCCGCGGCCCGCACCCGCAGCACCGGATCGGTCGTCTACCCCGGACGGTGGTGGCTGGACCGGCGGTTCCGGGAGGGCACCGGATGCATCACCTCACCCGAGGTGGTGGTCCGCACCAGTCTCCAGCGCAAGGTCGGGGGCTACGATCCTGAGCTGCCGCACGCCGGCGACATCGAGATGTGGATGCGGCTCGCGGCGCACGCCGACGTGGGCTACGTCCGCGGGGCCGACCAGGCCTTCTACCGGGTCCACGGCAACAACATGTCCACCACGGACTTCGGCGGCCAGCTCGACGACCTGCGCCAGCGCCTCGTCGCCTTCGATTCGGTGCTGGACAAGTGCTCCGGGCTGTTGCCGGGGGCCGACCAGCTGGCGCTGTCGGCGCGCACCCGGCTCGCCCGGTACGCCCTGCGGCGCGCCTACCGGGCGTACGACCGGGGACGCACCGCGGTGGTGCCGGTCGACGAGCTCGTGGAGTTCGCGGCCGAGTGCTTGCCCGGGGACTACACGAAGCTGGGCGAGTACCGGGCGCTGCTCAGGCGCCGGCGCATCGGGGCGCGCACCATGCCGTACCTCCAGCCGCTCGTGCTCTCGGCCGTGGTCGACCGGGGGCGCGAGTGGCTGTGGTGGCGGTCCTGGAAGCGTCGAGGGATTTGA